The segment GCGGAGGAGGCGGCGGCAAGGACGACATGGCGCAGGGCGGCGGCCAGGATCCAGCGAAGATCAAGGAAGCGCTCGAGGCCATCTTCGCTCAGATCGGCTAGGCCGTGAGGATAGGTATACGATTCGGGGTCGACGTCGGTGCCGCGCGCATCGGCGTCGCCCGGAGCGATTCGGCGGGGATCCTCGCCACGCCAGTGGCGACTCTGCGAAGCGGTAGGGGCGATGTCGACGCCGTGGCGAAGATGGTGCGTGAGGCTGACGCGCTCGAGGTGATCGTCGGACTGCCGCTCAACATGGATGGCAGCGAGGGCAAGTCGGCGAGAGTCGCCCGGGCGTGGGCGCGGCGGCTTGCGCGGCGAATCTCACCCGTCGCGGTACGGATGCAGGACGAACGACTCAGCACGGTTCAGGCTCATCGTCAGCTTCACGAGGCCGGACGTAGGGAAATAACCCATCGGCATGTGGTCGACCAAGCGGCAGCGGTTATCATTTTGGAAAGTGCGCTGGAACAGGAACGCGTGAGCGGTCGCGTGCCAGAGCTGGTGCTAACTGCGGAGGAATAACGTGTCACAGCTTTTCGATAAGCTCCCGGATAAACAGGCAAAGGCCAAGGGCGCAGGCGAACGCGCCACGCACAGACGTAAGCGGGGTCTGCGGACCGCGGTGGTGACGTTCGTGGCGGTCGCGCTCCTGGTCATGTCGGCTGTAGTGGCCCTTCCGCACGTCCAGTCTCTTCTTTCCCTCGATCGACCGACCGCGCAAGACTATGAGGGTGAGGGCAGTGGCGAGGTCATCGTGACGATCCCGGAGGGCTCGACGGGTCGTGATATCGCGGCGATCCTCCTGGCCGGCGACGTCGTGGCCTCCGAGCGTGCCTTCGTGGACGCCTTCCAAGCCGACCGGAGGGCCTCATCGATCCAAGCCGGATCATACAAGCTTAAGAGCAAGATGTCGGCGGTGGCCGCCCTCGCGGCCCTGCTCGACCCCGCCTCCCGCGCCGAGATGACGATCTCCATCCCGGAGGGTTTCACCGTCCAACAGGTCTCGGATCGGCTCGTCAACGTGATGGGCTACGATGCGGCCGAGGTTGAAAGCGCGTTGGCGGACACCGAGGCGCTCGGCTTGCCCGCCGAGGCGGATGGCTCCGTGGAGGGCTGGCTCTCGCCCGTGACGTACTCCTTCGCCCCGGACACCTCGGCGCGTCAGGCACTGGCCGCCATGGTTGCGAAGCGGGTCAGCGAGCTCCAGGCCTCCGGAATCGCGCGCGAGAAT is part of the Trueperella abortisuis genome and harbors:
- the ruvX gene encoding Holliday junction resolvase RuvX → MRIGIRFGVDVGAARIGVARSDSAGILATPVATLRSGRGDVDAVAKMVREADALEVIVGLPLNMDGSEGKSARVARAWARRLARRISPVAVRMQDERLSTVQAHRQLHEAGRREITHRHVVDQAAAVIILESALEQERVSGRVPELVLTAEE
- the mltG gene encoding endolytic transglycosylase MltG; this translates as MSQLFDKLPDKQAKAKGAGERATHRRKRGLRTAVVTFVAVALLVMSAVVALPHVQSLLSLDRPTAQDYEGEGSGEVIVTIPEGSTGRDIAAILLAGDVVASERAFVDAFQADRRASSIQAGSYKLKSKMSAVAALAALLDPASRAEMTISIPEGFTVQQVSDRLVNVMGYDAAEVESALADTEALGLPAEADGSVEGWLSPVTYSFAPDTSARQALAAMVAKRVSELQASGIARENWARTIIVASIVEREVNWPDYYAQVARVIENRLADKGEVNGRLQMDSTVLFGVGKSGGVPTREDLADDNPYNSYLHPGLPPTAISNPSIEVIKASANPPAGNWLYFVTVNLDTGETKFATTLDEHNANVEELRKWVADHPDSGASESAR